The DNA window AGCAGCCAGATTAGCCTCAtgttcatgttttattttgaCGCCCGTCAGGCACACTAAGGCATCATAATTACTAGTTTTCATCAGCTCTGCTTTTCCCCGCACAGACCATTTGGAGACACTGGTGCTTTGCTAAGCAAATTAGTTTACCAACGGTTTTCGTTTGTATGGCACCTTGTTACTGAGTTAAATAATCTGCATGATCTTACTTACATAGTTTGTATTTCATTTACATAGCTCTTGTTAAATTAGAACTGTTCTTCCCAGCCTTAAGTTAtcatgcttctgttttattttgtaattaaaactCCATATCTGAACATTTCTATCGCTAACTGATActctattttataatatttgtagcAAGCCTCCTGACCTCTGGGACTACTGCAACAGTAGCCCTGTTGAGAGATGGTGTTGAACTGGTGGTAGCCAGTGTTGGAGACAGCCGGGCTCTTTTGTGTAGAAAAGGCAAACCCATGAAGCTGACCACTGACCATACCCCAGAGagaaaagatgagaaagaaaggTACTGTCACCCCCCCTTATTATGGGTTGATAGCTATAGTTGCCATAGAAACAGTGTTCTGTTTTCCTCGGGGCTGATGTAAAACACCAGGGCCTCTTGTAAGCAGGCGCACAGCCACTACCGCAGTGCAGATTTTCTTGtttgggttggtttgggtttgttGAGACTTGTGCAGCCCAGTCTGGCTTTACATCTATACCCTGCTTCCTTGGCCTCTCGCGTGCTGGGATTATCAAGGTGTGTACACCGTATATggcttaaatttttcatttccttctcaacCTTGCCAAGTGGCTGGATTATGAGTTTTGACATACTAGGCTCATATTTCAATATGTAAAATTGGTGTTTAAACCAATGCCACGTTCTATCgttattgttattactattaaTTTTACTCTTTCTTAACTAGGATCAAGAAATGCGGTGGGTTTGTAGCTTGGAATAGCCTGGGACAGCCCCATGTAAATGGCAGACTTGCGATGACAAGGAGTATTGGAGATTTGGATCTTAAAGCCAGTGGTGTAATAGCAGAACCTGAGACAACCAGGATTAAGGtaagaaggaatcagagaatttCTGAGACTTGTCTCACACTGATGGCTGTCGTTGAAGATTACCTGAAGGGAAGATGTTTTTAAAGGGGTATTAATTTGTGTAAACTTAAAATAAGATGCTTATTTCTGGCATGATGAGGGTGAAATCTTTGGCTTCTGCTTTCCCCAGGTAGACAGCCTCTGTTGTCCTTCCTTTCCCAAAGCCTGCCATTCAAATCCATTATCTCTGCCTGGAAGTCATCGTCAGCTTGTCTCCTCAACTGAACTCAACAACCAGCCCTTCTACTTGTACAGCACAGTGCCTCTGTTACTTTAAACTGGCCCTAACATGATACATGTCTTGCTGCCTCCTGCTCTAGAGCTCTTGGGTCAGCCCAGTATAATGTGGACTTTACAAATGGCAGGGCATGAATGTTCATAGTTTAAGAAAGGATTTCCAGTCTTAAAGATATCTCACGTTTATTTTATGCAACCAGTACTTATATCATATCTACTATGTGGCAGCCTCTGTTCAAAAAGAGATACCAAGCTATCCTCATTTTACAAGGAAATGAAACAATGCTAAGGCCTAAAGCATATCAGGTACCTCCCCCACCCCTAGCCCACGTCAAATAAATAAGAGGCAGCGTTAGATCCAGCATTTGACTGTCTGTCTGACCTTTTTCTTCGTATCACTAGGTAAATGTTTGGTTTATCTTGAGCGGTGTTGATTCCTAGCTACGTTTTCAGTTTGCCAATGAACCACGGCACAGATGAGCACTCTGAAGAGTAGATACGATTTCCAAACTACTGAGTCATTCAGAGGCACCGTCTTCTTTGTTGTCAACGTTTGTTTGCTTCTGGTTGCAGCTCTACCACGCTGACGACAGTTTCCTGGTCCTCACCACCGACGGGATTAACTTCATGGTGAATAGTCAAGAGATCTGCGACTTTGTCAACCAGTGCCACGATCCTAAAGAAGCAGCTCATGCTGTGACTGAGCAGGTGACGTAGCAGAGCTTCTAGTGGGAAATTCCCAGAGAGAGGAGAATTAGGGACAGCACCAGGCCAGCAAATGGGGCTCCACCTGGAGTGTTACAGTGAATTTGACTCTTGATTGTGTAATGGTTCTCATGAGCAGATTTTTACAGTTCATACATCAAGGGAATGTGGAGCGTACCTTCTGACTTTGAACGCATCTTGAAAGAGCGTAACAGTAGTAATTATAAcagtaataaataatattttatccaTATATGGTAACATAAAAGCACCGTCACTGTGATCTTCTGAGGTCGAGCTTTTCATTAAAAGGGAAAACAGAGAGACCAGGCCACATGACAAAACTGAGCCTCAAACCTACTCAAGCCAAGGATCCTGAATCCAAACATTTGACCTGGAACTACACTGTTCCCAGTAAATAACCAGTGTGAGCAATGAAAGCATAGTCAACTTTTGCCTACTAACTGGGTGATAAAAGGGACCAATAAAAATACAGGaagtaaatgaatggaatatCAGTCAGGGCTAAAACTTGAAAATGGGTAATAACCAGAAAAGAATATGTAACAGGCACTTCTAGTCTGTCCTGATAGACTGTGGTTTTAAGTCACTGACTATGTTTTAACTCAACACCTCTGTTACATTTCCACTATTTACAGTTTGAATGGCCCAGACTTTTAAGGACTGATATTTGTGATTAAGACATAAGAcctttctttaacttttatttgcacacgtgtgtgtgtgagtgtgtgagtgtgtgtgtgtgagtgtgagtgtgtgtgtgtgagtgtgtgtgtgagtgtgtgtgtgtgagtgtgtgtgtgtgagtgtgtgtgtgtgtgagtatgtgtgtgtgagtgtgtgtgtgtgagtgtgtgtgagtgtgtgtgtgtgagtgtgtgagtgtgtgtgtgagtgtgtgtgtgtgtgagtgtgtgtgtgtgtgagtgtgtgtgtgtgtgagtgtgtgtgtgtgagtgtgagtgtgtgtgtgtgagtgtgtgtgtgtgagtgtgtgtgtgtgtgtgtgagtgtgtgtgtgtgtgtgtgtgtgtgtgtgtgtgtgggtgtagtttcttttttctgttttgaagacattcttatgtagcccaggctggccttgtattTGCACCATAGCTAAGACTAGCCGTGAATTCCTGATCCTTTTACTTCCACCTTTCAgtgtctgggattacaggttatGCACGATGACTGGTGGaccttacttttaaaatgttacatGTTTAGTTTAGCGTTAATGGACAAGCACTATTATAATGCATAAATTATTTACTTGCCATCTGGGCTGTCTACCTTAAGTAGTAAGTCACAAGCTGCTTATGAAATTGAAGAAATAGGCCAAAGTCCACGGataaatacattttcttaaaCTCAGCTACCCATCTTGTAAATAGATGTACTTTAGTTTATACAggtaataatatttataataaaaatatttatgataataataaaaaagaacataATAATGTTCTTACTTCTGTCCCGTAAATAGTTCTCCCAAAAAGAAATGTGTGCTTATTCTCTCATAGAAGGGATGAGAggtattttttaaatagaaggaaaaaataagCTTTTGTATCTATTTGGGTATGTCTCttttttcagatattttcttACCTTGTTAGGTTAAATTCTTCATTATTGAgtttgtgggtgtgtgcgtgtgtctttgTGCACACTGATATTGTGGTGCGTGTCACGGcggtcagagggcaacttctaGGAGTTGGTGCTCTCCTCGCACCTTGTGAGTCCGAGTCATTGAACTCTGGTATTCCAGATTGATGGACAACCTGATGGACAGCTGATGGACAGtgcctttcccactgagccatctagctCACCATCCTTAGTTTAAATTTGGAAAAACAGCCTTGGCATGAGTAGCCCATGGCTGTAGTCCCAGCTACTCTGgagcctgagacaggaggattccttgAGCACAGagtttctattagtttgagtagcAGTGAGAATTCATGTTTTCTCCTCCCCtagttgaaaagaaaagaaaagaaaagaagaaaagaaaagaggatgaACAGCCTCTTCAAATAACCCCTTAAAAATACTTGTTCACTTACAGTTTGGACTATGGGTGGGTGTGGTGTTCGTATGTGTGTAGTTCTGTTTCTCCAAATATGGAGACGTTTCTGACTGATTTGAGAAGTggtaaaatacatttattttgcaGTAACCGGGAGCTGAACTTAGGGCCTCTTGAATGCTAAGTGAGCACTCTACTAGTAAGGGAGGCTCAAAGCCCTGAGAGAAATGGAGATTTTCACTGCttagctttgcatttttattgttAGTGGAGTTGACTTTTAGCATGGGGTTTTTCatgctttctatttcttttctcctctctgcccATTATTTTGTCACCATTTTAACAACTGTACATTAAATATAATGATACTTGACACACTTTAAACACGTGTTTTTCCTTACAGTTGGTTTGTAAGCCTTGAAGCTTTTCCTACCAGACATCTTTCCCGATGCTCTCCTTTGCAGTGTTGGCCCCAGGCTGTAAAATTCTTTGATCTGTTTGATGCTAACTGTAACCCTAAGCACTTCCGAACAGTACTGACCAGCACTCATCTATTTGAACTGCTCCCTAAAAGTGATTTATAATCCTGCTGCAGACAATTAAGTTTATGTCTGATTATCCATCGAAGAAGggatattaaaaacatttttgttatAACCTTGTGCATATCCATTtctgagatttttaaattttaaggtaGCATATAAAGTGGTAGGTTTCTAGCTGTGTTTTCATACAAAGATGTTGTcgtattttcttcccttttaccCCTCACCCAATCTCCTTCATTTCTTGGGCTTCACTCCATCCAACAAGCAATTTTGTTGGTTAAAATTAGCACTTATTAAGGCTTGACCGTGATTGGTACCATGCTAAGGGCTTTGGGCATGTCCTCTTTAGGAGCACAGGTAATTTCTATTGCCAAGATTGCTACAGTGGAGGACAGGATATAGTTGGGCCATCTGTAATTCATGTGCACTTAATAACCGTATGGTACATGGATACAGGGTGAAATCATCCCAAACCTTGTTAGGTAATTGCGTTTGTATTGTAAAGTGTGTGTAGGGCCAGTTGGCCTTCTAGAGAAAGGATGCTGTGTGTTGTTGGCACAAGGTCCCTTGACTCCAGCGCTTGTCTCTTCTTCTCCACGCCTACAGGCAATTCAGTACGGTACTGAAGACAACAGCACTGCCGTAGTAGTGCCCTTTGGTGCCTGGGGAAAATACAAGAACTCTGAGATAACCTTCTCATTCAGCAGAAGCTTTGCCTCCAGCGGGCGATGGGCCTGATCGTCAGCTCAGAGTCGGTGTTCCTGTGCAGCAGTGTGCCAGTGGGTTTATCGAGAAACTGGTAACACACAGAAGGCCACCTGTACCCGTGTGTCATTGTAACTTGATAGATCCCAACAGAGTATATATAAGCTTACCAGCCGCACACCCAGTAGTATTTTCATAAATCTGCCTCATCATTATGGTCAACTGCACATGCTCAGTGTAAGCACGGTCATCATTATGGTCAACTGCACATGCTCAGTGAAAGCACGGTAACACAGCTGTGAAGCCGATGCGCATCTCTGAGCTGAGTGAGAGAAGAAGCGGTTTTGGTCCATTTGATGAGTGATAAATCTATTTGGCTTTCTAAGTTTTTAAGACTAAGAGGcaaatttagtttctttttagTAAATTTGTTCATTATTCAGTTGgacagtttgttttcttttttttttttttttttttttcccggagctggggaccgaacccagggccttgcgcttgctaggcaagcgctctaccactgagctaaatccccaaccccgacagtttgttttctaaattttgATTGCTAGCCAATCTGTTTTTGCtagtgtttctttttccattctccGTAGAAAGCAGGTCCTCactgactgaccttgaactccggGGTTCAAACAGTCTTCCTCTTCAGCCTtttaccttttaatttttaattttttttatttttttagagcaGAACAAGCATAGATTTATTCAAGAAGTGTGAGAAACATATACCCAGGAGATGGGGAATTCCAAGAAAGGAATACAAGGgttgtttttaattaatgtaCCAAGGAGTGAAAATAAAACCTAGGTTCTCTGTTACGGTGTACTCTGGATCACTTATTAAGAAATTTAACCCTGCAAAAGACATGGCTAAAgtgtatacatatttatagaTAGCTTTCTTGTGCCCTTCCCCatccatttctatttttatgtagTTAAATATGCTATATAGTTGTAACTGTTCCTTAATCTCCAAGACTGTACAGACTCTTTGGTCAAAATATGTAAAGTGAAACACTGACAACATCAGTCTTATGTAAGTTTGCtgctgtgtgttttgtgtatagtATGTTTATATCACTTTCTGTGCACACAGTAAACAATTTGAGTCCTTTATTAGTAAAGATAATATTATAACAACTAATACTGTTATAGACATAGCTTGGGGTTCATTTTCCTTGTTTCTAAGATTTATGCaaaagaataaatcttttaaaaaggatgTTCAAACACATCAGCTTGCTATGTAAATTAGGGGTAAAACCACACCCCTTTTTACCTACATGTAAAACTTCTGTCAAACTGTGAATCCCTGAATGTGTGTTTGGAATTGATCTATATTTTCACAGGGTAATGTGAATTTGATATATGTGcagtgagtgtatatatgtatattttgaagtaatataaaattaaagggaACAATCTTGTGGAGCATTTATCAGCTAGCTGTaaattattgatttatttatctcTAAGGACACTCAACACATTGAGTGTCAGATTCTCTGTAGTAAAGAATCAGTGGTTATTGGTAGATAACCactatatattaaaaacaaatatgagGGCCAGATATGATGGCCTATACCTATAATCTCAGGCCTTAAGGAGGAGACAAGGGAATCAGGATGGTAACTTTGAGATTAGcctgagcaagttccagggtagcctgAGTCACAGCTTGTGTCCCAAAACAGAATATCAACAACAAATGTCTGTAAGAGACATTTTATTATGTGTGATAACCAAAGAACAGGGGCAGACATGTTGTGTGGtaatttaaatatgaaattatgggatctgaaaagaacaggaaatgTTAAAAGCAGCTTGGACTTTGGtggcagaaacaaaaacaatgaaatatatatatacctgtCAAGTctgacatgttttctttctttaacttttGTTTCAAGTATTtagtaaaaataaagaataagtcCTCAATAAAGAATCTAATGTCTTTTCATGGATATTAGTTGAAAGGAACAACATTTTTCAGGCATGTTACCTTACACGTGCAGTTCTCCAACATCTGGGGAGGCCCAGTAATCCTGAATAGCAAGACCCCATGTCAAGGGACAAAACATGGGGAAGAGGATGTATGTGCTGTCCAAAGAAGCACGGGAAGAGTAGCCGAGCTTTGGGGCTTTCTTGTTGAGTCCGGTGTTGGAACAAAACTATGAAAACAACTTTTGAGCATATGGAGGACGTGTAAACTATGTGCACAGCAAAATTCTCCAGCATAAAAGTGGAATGTGGTGtgtgctttgtttctgttttgtgctcTTCACATTGCGGTTCCCCCTTTTACTTTGAAACTAGGATCGAGAGTGAACTTGTGATGTTCAGAGGTTTGAGGGTCGTTCCTAGGTGAAGGTGTGTTCTAGACCTGACAAGGAGGAATCTGTAGATGAAAGCCTTGGGCGTGTTTGAGCCTGTTTCATCTGGAAAAGGTTTTTGATGGTGGTGATGTTaggtaggtaggtgtgtgtgtgtgtgtgtgtgtgtgtgtgtgtgtgtgtgtgtgtttggacagacttgtctcagcctcctgagtgctgagattataggcatgtgctttCATGCCTGATTTTACccgaaagaaatttaaaagacaaatttaGTCCTCCTTGATTAAGCATAAAAAGTACTGGTCTCCACAGGGGCCGGGCTGCATCCTTTCCTAGAGGCTTTCTTTCTTAACACACATTTATTAAGATCAAACCTGAATAAAACtacatgttaattttaaaaaatacacatgtctttattttctaagttttagtattaaaatacaatttaaagagTATATTATAAACCTTACTGATAAGTATACATGCGTGCCTCTGTTATTGGAAATGGTACAAGAGTGGAAAATAAGGGACCGTTCTTACAAACTTCTCATTTAGTATCAATTTAGCTGGGGGGTTGCCATGTGGCTATAAATGATAGAATACAGAAAGtatattgtatttatgtgtgcCTTTCATTTACATACAGTATGTAGAAAATTTGTGTTGCCATCAGTTATTTGGTGAACCATTATTAAAAAGTATTGAGACAGTTTAAgattataaatttttaattattttatcagTTCAAAAGTAAATGTTGTCCTGCTTCCTGTCAGCTGTTCATTTGTTAGGATTCTTTGTGTCTCGTCACTGCTTCAAATCTaggtttcttttccctctctgggGTCAAAGAATCCCTTGGAAGGGATcagttttgcttctgtttgtttgataTGAGCTTTCCCAtattataacatttaaaaaattttattttgaaaaggtAGTAGCATATAATCTAAAatatagaaattatttaaaagttGACTATTAGCTAATTTTCTAATAATGGATATGTAATTAATCTCATGCTAACATAACATGCTTTTCATGTTATGAAACTGTTTCAGCGTGGGACTTGGGGAGTTCACTTTGGAGTTAGACAACTGTAGCCACgcatttgtgttttcctctactGTGAGGGTTCTCCATATACCTGTGCCTGTAAAACACGGGGCCATAAGGTCTGGGTTGTTCCCTGACATTGAATTTCTTAGTTTTCATTATGAGAATGCCTTAAGCAGGAATAGCAAGCTGTGTTTAACAAGATGAAGAAACCAGACATTGGCTTGCCTGTTGTTCTTGGCCAGTAGTTTCTGTGGCAGCTcccattgattgattgatggttGGAATGGTTCACGGAGTCACAGAATTCTAGATTTTGAGAACTCAAATGTGTGCCACCAGCAAGAGCAACTGACCTGTGTGGTTGGGTGCCAGTACAAAAGTCAGCACTGTGGTATGACCTAAATTAACTGAACTTCTGTTGCATGTCTCTTGTGAATATATCTTTTGTAATTTGTCAAAGTCCTACTTGGTACAGTACAGTTGTGGTGAATTTGACTATTGTTTTAAATGTATTGCTAGAGTGACTgtgaacaaaggaaaaaaataaaagcccatCTCGACGTTGAAAACATCCTAATAAAATGCACATAATAAACTCTTCctaaactcctgctctgtcttttGGCGTCCAGattgttctgtgtttattgtgtCTGTGATCTGAACATTATAAAAGGTAAGGATCAATAAGGATAAGTTGTTGGTGGGGGAAGGAGGGCTCCTTCAGTAGCCACGTTCTATTTGCCAATTAATGTTAAGATGCTAtaaaaaattctttcaatatttgTAATGAGGATTTAAGCTATGGCCTCACAAAGGCTAGGCAAGGGTCCTCCATTAAGCCAAGTCTCCGGGCCTttttcactgtttttattttgaaacacagTTTCACTAAGTTGCCAACACAGCCTTTAAAAAAGCGATCCTCCTGCTGGAGTCTACTGAGTGGCAGGGATGGCAGGTCTGATCCAGCACGCTCAGCAAGAATGCTCCCTGAGGTGCTCGATTTATCCTCTCTTTTAGTTCCGTCTTTCAGAAGATTGAGTggtagctcaaaaaaaaaaatcagggtagTTTCCATATTAGTGATTTGCctatagctttaaaaaaaacctgaTATATTCCATTGCAgcatttttataatataaaaacgAGAAACAGATGCTTGTTCATTACACTGTCAAGCATTACGTACTTACCACGGAGCCTTGTGTTTTGACTGAATGAGATGTAGTCATTAACACTCTGTAGATACAAGAACCTTTCCAGGAGGCACAGATTCTGTGGAACTGAGGTGGAGAGCTTGTCGGTGgccttttgtgtgtgtttagcaGCATGGTAATCAGTATTTGTCAAAAAGGAACtactctttcctttgtttctaattttttggaGTCGAGGAGTCACAGTCCAAGCCTTGAACTTGATATGTAGCTGAGAATTTTTTTCgtttctgatctttctgcctcttcttccccagTACTCATGactcaccacacccagtttttaCGTGAACTTGGGAGAGAATCCACAGCTTTATATAATCCAGCCAAGCACTggactacatccccagcccttaaATGAGTAAATTACTACATTGGACTCTAATTTATTCTAGGGGAAacattgatttttgttgttgtttcattttactTCTGTTCTGTAGCTCtaggtggcctcaaacttgtatAGCTGAGACTGCCTTTGAACTATCTTCTGACCTTCCTGCTCACTTCCCAAGTAGATTAACTATTTAAATCCCTGACCCAAATGTCCtattttaacatttacttatACAATGATCACTTACACGTTTGGAAATATAAATGCATTCAGAACTCCCACTTATATAcaatcaaaatggaaataaacagTGTTACACATATGACCTTGCCTTGCGTCATGCTctttatatgtgttcttttacaacagcacacacagcagcttttctttctccttaaaaaaaaatactatttgaAGTTTATGGTTATTTTACTTGCATGCATGTCTGGGCACCTCATTTgggcctggtgcccacagaggctctCCTGGAAGTCATTAGTTTCAT is part of the Rattus norvegicus strain BN/NHsdMcwi chromosome 4, GRCr8, whole genome shotgun sequence genome and encodes:
- the Ppm1k gene encoding protein phosphatase Mn(2+)-dependent 1K, whose amino-acid sequence is MLSTAFITLVRSGRNQVKKRVLLSSILLQDHRQMTPACYCSISEPRCSRFDPDGSGQPATWDNFGIWDNRIDEPILLPPSIKYGKPIPKISLENVGCASLIGKRKENEDRFGFAQLTEEVLYFAVYDGHGGPAAADFCHTHMEKCVTDLLPREKDLETVLTLAFLEIDKAFSSYAHLSADASLLTSGTTATVALLRDGVELVVASVGDSRALLCRKGKPMKLTTDHTPERKDEKERIKKCGGFVAWNSLGQPHVNGRLAMTRSIGDLDLKASGVIAEPETTRIKLYHADDSFLVLTTDGINFMVNSQEICDFVNQCHDPKEAAHAVTEQAIQYGTEDNSTAVVVPFGAWGKYKNSEITFSFSRSFASSGRWA
- the Ppm1k gene encoding protein phosphatase Mn(2+)-dependent 1K isoform X2, with the protein product MGTLCGSLKFCVLFSSLLTSGTTATVALLRDGVELVVASVGDSRALLCRKGKPMKLTTDHTPERKDEKERIKKCGGFVAWNSLGQPHVNGRLAMTRSIGDLDLKASGVIAEPETTRIKLYHADDSFLVLTTDGINFMVNSQEICDFVNQCHDPKEAAHAVTEQAIQYGTEDNSTAVVVPFGAWGKYKNSEITFSFSRSFASSGRWA